The following proteins are co-located in the Vigna angularis cultivar LongXiaoDou No.4 chromosome 2, ASM1680809v1, whole genome shotgun sequence genome:
- the LOC108328680 gene encoding 3'-5' exonuclease has translation MGNHNRNRIPPLNISHRNLYNVTFHSDTILTLLTSNPSEVHSWISDILRRHYRRSTLLVGLDIEWRPNFRRDMNNPVATLQLCVDRRCLVFQILHAPFVPLSLVSFLGDANHTFVGVGIQGDVQKLLEDCSLRVANFLELGSLAVEKLGDPALNTAGLKALGLRVLGLEVDKPKKISRSRWDNGWLSDEQVQYAAIDAFVSFEIGRRLSC, from the coding sequence ATGGGAAACCACAACCGAAACCGCATACCGCCGTTGAATATCTCACACCGCAACCTCTACAACGTCACCTTCCACTCCGACACCATCCTCACCCTCCTCACCTCCAACCCCTCCGAAGTCCACTCCTGGATCTCTGATATCCTCCGCCGCCACTACCGTCGAAGCACTCTCTTGGTGGGCCTCGACATTGAGTGGCGCCCCAACTTCCGCCGCGACATGAACAACCCAGTCGCCACCCTCCAACTCTGCGTGGACCGTCGCTGCCTTGTCTTTCAAATACTTCACGCTCCCTTCGTTCCTCTTTCCCTCGTTTCCTTCCTCGGCGACGCCAACCACACCTTTGTGGGTGTTGGGATCCAAGGCGACGTGCAGAAGCTTCTAGAAGATTGCTCTCTCCGCGTAGCCAACTTCCTCGAACTTGGCTCCCTCGCCGTGGAGAAGCTCGGTGACCCTGCGTTGAACACCGCTGGGCTGAAGGCACTGGGCCTGAGGGTGTTGGGCCTGGAGGTTGATAAGCCCAAGAAGATCAGTAGGAGTAGGTGGGACAATGGGTGGCTCAGTGATGAACAGGTGCAGTATGCTGCTATTGAtgcttttgtctcttttgagATTGGACGACGTTTGAGTTGTTAG
- the LOC108329787 gene encoding uncharacterized protein LOC108329787 isoform X1 produces the protein MNRVMKKTISSVCALKIPRKYFCTEGVKVAGSAIGEASNEHEKKHIVSKIIPQYDIAIVGGGMVGMALACFLASMPMTKQLNVAIVDSNPALSSGLHIKKEDPPDPRVSTVTPASISVLRDAGAWKYVEQNRHAYFNVMQVWDYTGLGYARYHARDVNKDYLGCVAENKVLHNALLSCVKDSDFKTTIYPLRLSSMTLNTSSMSVVKENTKSVEPPCAQGHGAKLQLSDGSSLYAKLVVGADGGKSHVRELAGIKTTGWNYSQNAIICTVEHTSENVCAWQRFLPTGPIALLPIGDKFSNIVWTMSPAESNSRKSTTEEEFLKDVNYALDYGYGPRPTSGLLGTRDMFSWFKMDATVSTNEFFEIPPKVIKLASERMVFPLSLRHANSYASKRVVLIGDAAHTVHPLAGQGVNLGFGDAFSLSRIIAEGIALGTDIGEVNLLKKYEAERRSANIMMMAILDGFQKAYSVDFGPFNILRAAAFHGANYISPLKKSIISYASGEHKLPIFL, from the exons ATGAACAG GGTGATGAAGAAGACTATTTCAAGCGTCTGCGCCCTCAAAATTCCAAGAAAGTATTTTTGTACTGAGGGTGTGAAAGTTGCTGGTTCCGCTATTGGAGAGGCGTCCAAT GAGCATGAGAAGAAGCACATTGTTAGCAAAATTATTCCACAGTATGATATTGCTATTGTTGGAGGAGGGATGGTTGGCATGGCTCTTGCTTGTTTCTTAG CAAGTATGCCTATGACAAAGCAGTTGAACGTTGCAATTGTTGATAGTAATCCGGCTCTGAGTAGTGGCTTGCACATCAAGAAGGAAGACCCCCCTGATCCAAGAGTCAGTACAGTAACTCCTGCTTCTATATCTGTTCTCCGAG ATGCTGGTGCTTGGAAATATGTTGAGCAAAACAGACATGCTTATTTTAATGTAATGcag GTCTGGGATTATACTGGTTTGGGATATGCTAGATATCATGCACGAGATGTAAATAAAGACTATCTAGG GTGTGTGGCAGAGAATAAAGTGCTCCACAATGCCTTACTGTCATGTGTAAAG GATTCTGATTTCAAGACAACAATCTATCCTTTGAGATTAAGTTCAATGACTTTGAATACAAGCTCTATGTCTGTAGTGAAGGAGAATACAAAATCCGTAGAACCACCATGTGCTCAAGGGCATGGCGCAAAGCTGCAACTTAGTGATGGAAGTAGCTTATATGCAAAGTTGGTG GTTGGCGCTGATGGTGGAAAATCACATGTTAGGGAATTAGCAGGAATCAAAACGACGGGATGGAATTACTCTCAGAATGCAATAATCTGCACAGTAGAGCATACCTCTGAAAATGTATGTGCATGGCAACGTTTTTTACCCACCGGTCCAATTGCTCTTTTACCCATCGGTGATAAGTTTAGCAATATTGTTTGGACCATGAGTCCAGCAGAGTCAAACAGTCGCAAATCAACTACTGAGGAAGAATTTTTAAAGGATGTCAATTATGCTCTAGATTATGGTTATGGACCTCGTCCTACATCAGGCTTATTAGGAACTCGAGACATGTTCTCTTGGTTTAAAATGGATGCAACAGTATCAACTAATGAATTCTTTGAAATTCCTCCAAAAGTGATCAAGTTGGCATCTGAAAGGATGGTGTTCCCTTTGTCTTTACGGCATGCGAATTCCTATGCATCAAAACGCGTGGTTCTTATTGGAGATGCAGCCCACACTGTCCATCCTCTTGCTGGTCAAGGAGTTAATTTGGGTTTTGGAGATGCATTTTCTCTTTCAAGAATTATTGCAGAGGGGATTGCTTTGGGCACTGATATTGGAGAG GTCAATTTATTAAAGAAGTATGAAGCAGAGAGGAGATCAGCCAATATTATGATGATGGCGATCCTTGATGGCTTCCAAAAGGCCTATTCTGTTGACTTTGGACCTTTTAATATTCTGCGAGCTGCTGCTTTCCATGGGGCAAACTATATATCACCACTCAAAAAAAGTATCATTTCCTATGCTTCAGGAGAGCATAAGTTGCCCATTTTCTTGTGA
- the LOC108329787 gene encoding uncharacterized protein LOC108329787 isoform X2: MKKTISSVCALKIPRKYFCTEGVKVAGSAIGEASNEHEKKHIVSKIIPQYDIAIVGGGMVGMALACFLASMPMTKQLNVAIVDSNPALSSGLHIKKEDPPDPRVSTVTPASISVLRDAGAWKYVEQNRHAYFNVMQVWDYTGLGYARYHARDVNKDYLGCVAENKVLHNALLSCVKDSDFKTTIYPLRLSSMTLNTSSMSVVKENTKSVEPPCAQGHGAKLQLSDGSSLYAKLVVGADGGKSHVRELAGIKTTGWNYSQNAIICTVEHTSENVCAWQRFLPTGPIALLPIGDKFSNIVWTMSPAESNSRKSTTEEEFLKDVNYALDYGYGPRPTSGLLGTRDMFSWFKMDATVSTNEFFEIPPKVIKLASERMVFPLSLRHANSYASKRVVLIGDAAHTVHPLAGQGVNLGFGDAFSLSRIIAEGIALGTDIGEVNLLKKYEAERRSANIMMMAILDGFQKAYSVDFGPFNILRAAAFHGANYISPLKKSIISYASGEHKLPIFL; this comes from the exons ATGAAGAAGACTATTTCAAGCGTCTGCGCCCTCAAAATTCCAAGAAAGTATTTTTGTACTGAGGGTGTGAAAGTTGCTGGTTCCGCTATTGGAGAGGCGTCCAAT GAGCATGAGAAGAAGCACATTGTTAGCAAAATTATTCCACAGTATGATATTGCTATTGTTGGAGGAGGGATGGTTGGCATGGCTCTTGCTTGTTTCTTAG CAAGTATGCCTATGACAAAGCAGTTGAACGTTGCAATTGTTGATAGTAATCCGGCTCTGAGTAGTGGCTTGCACATCAAGAAGGAAGACCCCCCTGATCCAAGAGTCAGTACAGTAACTCCTGCTTCTATATCTGTTCTCCGAG ATGCTGGTGCTTGGAAATATGTTGAGCAAAACAGACATGCTTATTTTAATGTAATGcag GTCTGGGATTATACTGGTTTGGGATATGCTAGATATCATGCACGAGATGTAAATAAAGACTATCTAGG GTGTGTGGCAGAGAATAAAGTGCTCCACAATGCCTTACTGTCATGTGTAAAG GATTCTGATTTCAAGACAACAATCTATCCTTTGAGATTAAGTTCAATGACTTTGAATACAAGCTCTATGTCTGTAGTGAAGGAGAATACAAAATCCGTAGAACCACCATGTGCTCAAGGGCATGGCGCAAAGCTGCAACTTAGTGATGGAAGTAGCTTATATGCAAAGTTGGTG GTTGGCGCTGATGGTGGAAAATCACATGTTAGGGAATTAGCAGGAATCAAAACGACGGGATGGAATTACTCTCAGAATGCAATAATCTGCACAGTAGAGCATACCTCTGAAAATGTATGTGCATGGCAACGTTTTTTACCCACCGGTCCAATTGCTCTTTTACCCATCGGTGATAAGTTTAGCAATATTGTTTGGACCATGAGTCCAGCAGAGTCAAACAGTCGCAAATCAACTACTGAGGAAGAATTTTTAAAGGATGTCAATTATGCTCTAGATTATGGTTATGGACCTCGTCCTACATCAGGCTTATTAGGAACTCGAGACATGTTCTCTTGGTTTAAAATGGATGCAACAGTATCAACTAATGAATTCTTTGAAATTCCTCCAAAAGTGATCAAGTTGGCATCTGAAAGGATGGTGTTCCCTTTGTCTTTACGGCATGCGAATTCCTATGCATCAAAACGCGTGGTTCTTATTGGAGATGCAGCCCACACTGTCCATCCTCTTGCTGGTCAAGGAGTTAATTTGGGTTTTGGAGATGCATTTTCTCTTTCAAGAATTATTGCAGAGGGGATTGCTTTGGGCACTGATATTGGAGAG GTCAATTTATTAAAGAAGTATGAAGCAGAGAGGAGATCAGCCAATATTATGATGATGGCGATCCTTGATGGCTTCCAAAAGGCCTATTCTGTTGACTTTGGACCTTTTAATATTCTGCGAGCTGCTGCTTTCCATGGGGCAAACTATATATCACCACTCAAAAAAAGTATCATTTCCTATGCTTCAGGAGAGCATAAGTTGCCCATTTTCTTGTGA
- the LOC108329787 gene encoding uncharacterized protein LOC108329787 isoform X3: protein MPMTKQLNVAIVDSNPALSSGLHIKKEDPPDPRVSTVTPASISVLRDAGAWKYVEQNRHAYFNVMQVWDYTGLGYARYHARDVNKDYLGCVAENKVLHNALLSCVKDSDFKTTIYPLRLSSMTLNTSSMSVVKENTKSVEPPCAQGHGAKLQLSDGSSLYAKLVVGADGGKSHVRELAGIKTTGWNYSQNAIICTVEHTSENVCAWQRFLPTGPIALLPIGDKFSNIVWTMSPAESNSRKSTTEEEFLKDVNYALDYGYGPRPTSGLLGTRDMFSWFKMDATVSTNEFFEIPPKVIKLASERMVFPLSLRHANSYASKRVVLIGDAAHTVHPLAGQGVNLGFGDAFSLSRIIAEGIALGTDIGEVNLLKKYEAERRSANIMMMAILDGFQKAYSVDFGPFNILRAAAFHGANYISPLKKSIISYASGEHKLPIFL, encoded by the exons ATGCCTATGACAAAGCAGTTGAACGTTGCAATTGTTGATAGTAATCCGGCTCTGAGTAGTGGCTTGCACATCAAGAAGGAAGACCCCCCTGATCCAAGAGTCAGTACAGTAACTCCTGCTTCTATATCTGTTCTCCGAG ATGCTGGTGCTTGGAAATATGTTGAGCAAAACAGACATGCTTATTTTAATGTAATGcag GTCTGGGATTATACTGGTTTGGGATATGCTAGATATCATGCACGAGATGTAAATAAAGACTATCTAGG GTGTGTGGCAGAGAATAAAGTGCTCCACAATGCCTTACTGTCATGTGTAAAG GATTCTGATTTCAAGACAACAATCTATCCTTTGAGATTAAGTTCAATGACTTTGAATACAAGCTCTATGTCTGTAGTGAAGGAGAATACAAAATCCGTAGAACCACCATGTGCTCAAGGGCATGGCGCAAAGCTGCAACTTAGTGATGGAAGTAGCTTATATGCAAAGTTGGTG GTTGGCGCTGATGGTGGAAAATCACATGTTAGGGAATTAGCAGGAATCAAAACGACGGGATGGAATTACTCTCAGAATGCAATAATCTGCACAGTAGAGCATACCTCTGAAAATGTATGTGCATGGCAACGTTTTTTACCCACCGGTCCAATTGCTCTTTTACCCATCGGTGATAAGTTTAGCAATATTGTTTGGACCATGAGTCCAGCAGAGTCAAACAGTCGCAAATCAACTACTGAGGAAGAATTTTTAAAGGATGTCAATTATGCTCTAGATTATGGTTATGGACCTCGTCCTACATCAGGCTTATTAGGAACTCGAGACATGTTCTCTTGGTTTAAAATGGATGCAACAGTATCAACTAATGAATTCTTTGAAATTCCTCCAAAAGTGATCAAGTTGGCATCTGAAAGGATGGTGTTCCCTTTGTCTTTACGGCATGCGAATTCCTATGCATCAAAACGCGTGGTTCTTATTGGAGATGCAGCCCACACTGTCCATCCTCTTGCTGGTCAAGGAGTTAATTTGGGTTTTGGAGATGCATTTTCTCTTTCAAGAATTATTGCAGAGGGGATTGCTTTGGGCACTGATATTGGAGAG GTCAATTTATTAAAGAAGTATGAAGCAGAGAGGAGATCAGCCAATATTATGATGATGGCGATCCTTGATGGCTTCCAAAAGGCCTATTCTGTTGACTTTGGACCTTTTAATATTCTGCGAGCTGCTGCTTTCCATGGGGCAAACTATATATCACCACTCAAAAAAAGTATCATTTCCTATGCTTCAGGAGAGCATAAGTTGCCCATTTTCTTGTGA